The Mercenaria mercenaria strain notata chromosome 1, MADL_Memer_1, whole genome shotgun sequence nucleotide sequence ACAGTCACAGTTTCTATTGCCAGGACAATGAGTTATCCTCAACACTGTAAACTGTAGTCAGTATTTTAAATTTGCAGGTTTCAACAAGTTAATGCTACTTCTTGCTGGAAAACATGAAATTTTTGGAAATCTGTCATCCATGTACAATTGTTTTGGAATTTTTAGACTTCTTAAAGTAGTAACAAAAACATTTCTGAGAACTGCTTTAAACGTGTTAAAGGTATTTATGTTAGTCTTGTTAGAAAATGTTCATAGATGAGAAATGAACATGAAAATAGTCATAATTGTATTTAGAGAAATATTGGAACAGGATTATATGCAGTTAATACAGCTGTGACTGTTGGGACAGAAACCGTGACTGTTGGGACAAGGATTCAATGTGATGTATGGGTGATTTGTATCAGCATATTAGCTggcctgaaatatatatatatacagaaggGTTAAGGAATATTTTAAGACAGATTTATCTTAGAAATCTTATATTGTTGTAAAACAGTGAGCAAAAGAAGAGGTACACAGTCAAACCGTGACTGTTGGGACAAATTTGGTGCATCTAAGGATAATAACCACTAGCATGCATGCAGTATTTTGAAGAAGGTTAGGATATGGTATTAAAGTGGTGTCTACTGACTAATGAAAAAGTCAGGTTACATACATTTAAAGCTTCCTGTATTCACCCTTAttacccggataatacaaaatgatgtgataaCTCCAACATACTATAAAATGGCCGATCAACGGTTTTGGAAATTCCacgtttttcggtaagttgctgtggcttgataagtGATTTTAACccccagatgttgcaaaaagaacgaatggcgatttgtttccatggaactcaaactattttactgtatttttgtgaatacaatacacaatatgttaaatagtttacaaaaaccatgtaagtttagtttgaaaaatcataaaaaatatttagaattgtttttcatgcttgtaattcactgtatatacgactcaaccatttcactatctgtcatagtttacagtaagttgtttacttttgccgttttaatgtcaaaaccatttatattgatctgtgtatgaaaaatggataatagccaaaaatgaccatggataatgccctacatgcgttgtctttgaaagtggataataaccaaaatgtattttttttattgacatCCCATAAcagattgaccagttttgtgtacgtggacatgttttgataaattactttgtaacaacatgatgatatgagcctgttaacatttttatgctaGTAACAGGCACAGTGTACAACTTGCACCTTCCTGGTATCAAGTACACATGTGCATATGTATTATTTCCCCCCGccaggcccttccccagccgcataaggcgccacgctaccgcggcgcttaaaacacgaaatacagcttcccgcagcgcttaattatcccgcgcggtgcctcaattattagcgcagcgtcttaaatcagtaagcgatttcatcccTGTGAGATACCTCAGGTAAATGTCGATCGGGGAAGTTTATGAATACAAAGTGTAGCTAGCTGTTCACCGTGTACTGATAAgggtttaaggtattggacccgtaatagagtatctcctttttgaagagtattcaattcctaccataaacctacttcgactgcaattttcaggggggcgtaggttcaaaccccactgggaccaaatttttttctccatgttttcttttttttctagtaagtttttacttctttcaagactaattatgtaTGTATTGTACAAacgtggaaaattttcattttataagcgattttttgctgttcagtgtgaatttacctctgaatcaggaggggtagagttagacatctttaaaaatactgagttacgtgcggtaaaagttctctattttgccttcattctttagattacatattttggaagaaatgcaggtaggttttactattgccccaaggttatttttgaatgaagtgagcaaaattcaaaacagacccacaggattcaaccttaatttttcaatgttggagttagaattctgtctcattaaatctgtttacttgaagcaccctagaaaaaaatatttttacagttttattttgtgttttataattgtttaacaacagtttgatgtttcttttatcaaaattaatgctgtaatgaattctctgcagacgttttagatagtggccatcacactgaattttgtctcttcttgagcgtgaggaaataccatacattatacaaaatttacaaaaaacggcacggtaaaagttgtttaaaatttgcaatacagtgtgaaacatggtcaactttaagaatataccaagcaaatgctattttttaaacattactattaggggtccaataccttaaaggccACACGTGTTGATGAAAGTCTGTGTTTTCACAAGTTTGCGGTTAATTGGAGCAGGAGTGATAGGATTATAATTAGTTAAAGATTATAATTAGTCTATGCAACGAAATGGGATAACAGTTGGTGACGGTATGCATGGGTAAGTTAATTGTTATCGAGTAATAATTAGCAGAGAAAGGCAACTgtattaaactgttaaaatgaccagtgattctttgacttttgtatctctcaaagtaaacatgaaaagaccaaatgatacaagtttcagtggaataacaaaatttagggcaggttacctaaccatcgttcctgggaaagaccagttccaaataagcaGCTGCCTACTTTCTCATGTAAAGAACCGGGCTAGTCGGTAAAAGGGATGAATGAATTCTCTTCTGCTGTATTTCAAGGAAGTCAATATTTCTAtgctaaataaacattgatttatttatttactgactatatttacagcatcatgtatggtccaaagaattttagaagaaaaaaaaaacaagaaacttatcaacaacaaaaaagttatgattcattttgtcaagtcattgaaacatgtcattgtaacttatgtttcatttcaggctcTTTCATCACTCTTCTCCCTTGAAGAAGACCGGGCGGTTATTGAACAGTTGAATGGGCACAGACGAAAGCCACCCTTACCACAGATGAACACTTTGAGCACCATGGAGTGGATTGTTGGTAATCTGTCCGAGTCTCACCGAAACCTGAGCAAAGTCGCTACAGTGGGACTGCTTCTACCAACCTCCACAGCTGGTGTGTAtacatgttctttctgaaacttgctgcttgcagtaaaatacatagttaaacttgaaatacagaacctgcttctgtgtgtaaaaaagctgcaatggtgttgttaacacccacaaatatttaacagaaatactgttgcaattcattgtgcagaagaacacaagataaatgtcaaatcttaggaacttttacaatataaacccatccttggttatccttgctctgggaaaataacaaatactttttttttgtactttcagattgtgagagaggtttcagcagttgaatgtgtaaagaccacccaccattcaccggtgagcatgaaagtgcttaatgccttactcatgatgtccatgcagggacaaaaattgaatgactttaattcCAGTGGTGCAGTAAAGGAATGGCACAGTGCCAAAGACAAGACACTTACcggtatatgaaaacaaaaatgcctaTGTGTTGTTAGTGTTATTACAAGAAGTGGAAGGACATAATTATGTGTTGTtcgaaaatacatataaaagaagtggacatctgtgtagtgtatatgatatattgatggttatatgattatgtaaaaatgtagaagtaatgaaatacatgttgttgtgtttttttgcatatggtatacttaaaaaagcactatttgggttcgatttttaaaaaaaatcgaacacgggaggggaaacccctcccgcacccaccccttatccccgccacgcaaactttaccccagcgccttacaaaatttctggggaagggcctgggACAGTCCCTTTTTACCCCACAGTCtccatattccatataaaatacatacatgtatttgattgtcaGCTACCTTTTATAATCACTAATAGCACAAACCCTGTTCACATTCTGAATACCTAGGTGTACATATTGGTACACCAAGACCTCTCTTACTGACCACTTGTATAATACATTGCATTGAGCATGCTACAGCAATAAGTTACCACATTTCATGCGTAtacttatctaatatacaaaatTCTACCTTAAGAACACCATATGCAAATATTAAACTAAACTTACACGAAAAATAAACGCAACAATTATATTTCCTCACCATTTCATTTTAAGAGCATACATCAATACTTATATTCCATATTTCGCTTCCGGTCATTTAAATGGCGCTGCACATAATGGTTGTGAACCTCGTGCTATTTTACCACGAGGCGAATCAATACAAACTTTGCTGTGTATAATTCAACGCCAATTAGGCGTGACTTAACCGCTATTTCCGgtgtttaccgcagtattgttatgacctaaaagtgcagacacgcctcgatgcataaagttgatctatacatTGCCTCATTTACAAGATATATACTCAACACCGATTAAATTCCTTATTCAAATACCAAGGCTAAATATGGCAGAGAGAAATCGAATTTTGGGACTTTTAACCGGTGGAATTTCACAGatacaatgtttcaaaattaacaattttgacGTTAGTTGAACGTGTTAACATTACAGTAACAGCTGGTGACCGTCCACGTTCAGTTGCACCGCGTCTGACAAGCATACGTCAAGATAATAtgatacgtcaacgtcatttacgtgacagctTTGTGACGTCGCAATCCACGTCACATGTTGTAATTGGAAATCCCGGACGACCAATTCTCGGTGACAGTCATAAATTGTTTGCGTAAACGCGGGATTCATTTCCGTCGTCCAACTCGATGTCAGGCTCTTGTCATCGTCAAGAAAAGCAACGGTGGGCTCTAAATAACCGACATCGTCAGTGGGGAACTGTTGTATTTAGCCTTGTATAGGCTGTCATACAGAGAAATGGTGGCTATACGCGTTATTGACTGCACTGACGTTAAAGCATGGAAAGAAATATGATCTCAGGcgatattcattttttgatggtattttttttctgttatgtttactttgattaCACACATAAATCTGTATGGTTAAACATCAGtaggttataaatattgactattacaatacttgttgcgtttctttttcgtgtcagtttacaatgttgactgttatccatataacattttgggctttatcttcgaaatttctgtgaacactttggtcagtatccatcgactaatacatatgcttatatatttgtacatttaagttatttgatctaagataaaaacttcctaacatgttcatatcattgtttatatattaactaaaaattacaaaataacattcattaccgaaagtccattaaatgaggttgacagcggtttgaatcgccaaactcgttctcaaaagcaaaatgtaaacattgttaaagggtttccaaagtgaataatatgtcccatatgcaaattgtttagtgcaaatggtacagcttgtaaactattttgaatcagttataacactttaaacgatcagaatgagtaattagaaaatattgaaataaacaatgtccttatcaagtttgacagttcatccagtgtgtagtattttggaattatcatatcatttcgtattatccgggtaacaagggtggtattgttttttttaaagtgaacTGTTTCCTGATGAAAGTAGATGGCTGTGCTATAGTATAACCACCAAAAAAGATCCATATAGTCTAAAATTTGTTCTGGGCACGCATTtctcataaataaaaaaaatgcatgtcgCGCTAAAATGGCAATTTTTCACAATCTTCTTCAACTTTAGAATGTCATATCTTCGAAACCAGTTGCACGATTCTTCTGAAATTTTCAACACAGAAAGGgtcaaacattttgaaatgaaaataatataagaaatgtaattgaaaaaagaaaccttgcttttaaatgctttcaaactttggcttcattaaaaaaaagcttattttgctCTAGGCCATATATGGTAGTGTTCCTTCATTtggttttcttttacttttagaaatatggTATATCTCAATCAGAGCTTGAAGAAAGAAGGAAAAACGCTCAAATTCTAATGGACAGGCTGAAGAAAGAGGCTGGAATCAAGGACAAATAGATTAGTATTTTTATCAGACTTGGATCAagtttttataagtattttaaaCAGTAGAGGACTGCAGAAACTATTTATTTGCAGTGTTACAGTATGTGTTACAATTGATGTTGTAGAATAATAGATGTCAGCTGAAATCAAGATGGCTGCAACTAAAAGGAGTTTGCAGTTAACACTTGCCATCTTAAAACCGAATGTTGTGTCTCATCCGCATCTTGTTCATCAGATTAAAGACATGATGCATCAAAGCGGATTCTTGTTTATTCGCTCTAAAAGGATGCACTTGACTCGTTCGAGAGTGGAGGATTTTTACAGAGAGCATGAAGGCCGATTTTTTTACAACAGGCTTGTGTCATTTATGTCTAGCGGACCAATCAGCACTCACATTTTGGCTCGTGATAATGCTATTGTGGAATGGAGGAAGCTCATGGGAGCTACTAAAGTGTTTAAAACTATACATGATGACCCGGATAGTATTAGAGGAAAGTTTGGCTTAACGGACACCCGAAATTCAACTCATGGATCAGATTCTGATGAAAATGCTCTGAAGGAAATGAATTTTTTCTTTCCAGAGTTTGATGTAGCAGACTGGTATAATGAATGCGAGAAACATTTTTTGACTGgtgatatttattttgatgaaGAACATGATATCCATAGATATCGATTGAAATCAGAAGTGACAGAACAAAATTCGAATAAAGGTGCCAGCTAGCAACGATTTTGTTGATCACAATAAAAGTTTATTCTTTTGATCATGGTtcaaatgtttgattaaaataataaaaagttgtTCTTTAATCATATTGATTGAAAATtgtgatttaatgaaaatttttaatagGGAGTTCACCAGGAATATGAGGTTTTCTGCAAAATTTGGCAATGCAGTTTTTAGTCAGGTTTTGTTCAAGTATTTGGattagttttaaactttaacaacTGATTCCATATgcttattaaatatttgttttgactgattgcttaatacatgttagattttcactggatgtatcattaaaatttgattttcctatcctgatAGGATATGTATTTaggtcacctgagcacaaagtgctcaaaggtgagcttttgtgatcgccctgtgtccgtcgtctgtcagtcgtcaacaatttgacttttaacactctataggtcacaattttggcccaatcttaatgaaacttggtcagaatgttaccctcaatagaatcttggacgagttcgatattgggtcatttggggtcaaaaactaggtcatcaggtcaaatcaaaggaaaagcttgttaaccctctaaaggtcataattttggccaaatcttaatgaaacttggtcagaatgttaccctcaataaaatcttggatgagttttatattgggtcatctgggttaaaaaactaggtcaccaggtcaaatcaaaggaaaatcttgttaacactctagaggtcacaatttaggcccaatcttaatgaaacttggtcagaatattactctcaataaaatcttggatgaattcaatattgggtcatttggggtcaaaatctaggtcaccaggtcaaatcaaaggaaaagctttttaacactctagaggtcacaattttggcccaatcttaatgaaacttggtcagaatgttattcccaataaaatcttggacgatttcaatattgggttatctggggtcaaaaactaggtcaccaggtcaaatcaaaggaaaagcttttcaacactgtagaggccacatttaggactgtatcttcatgaatcttggtgagaatgttgatcttgatggtctcaaggtccagttttaatctgggtcatgtaggatcaaaaactaggttaccaggtcaaatcaaaagaaaagctagtttacactgtagaggccacatttatgaccatatcttaatgaaactcggtcaaaaggttgatcttgatgatctataggtcaagttcaaatctggatcagttggggtcaaaaactaggtcactaggtcaaatcaaagaaaaagcttgttaacactctagaggccacatttatgactgtatcttcgtgaaacATGTCAGAATAtgaatctttatgatctttaggtcaagttgtaatctgggtcatgtggggtcaaaaactagggcactgggtcaaatcaaaggaaaagctagttaacactttagagatcacatttatgatcatatctttatgaaacttggtcagaatgttgatcttgatgatctttaggtcagtaggtcaagtgagcgatacagggccttcatggccctcttgtttaagcaTAACTTTAAATTAAGTAAATGATTGTGtgaatttaataaacatattttgcctaaggaatgatatgactgtacattttgtattgtatttgtcaaagattttccccaaaaatgctattgcaagggcagataactttttagctcaccagagctcaaagtgctcaaggtgagctattgtgaccagtcattgtcagGGGTCTGTTCTgtgtcgtccatcaacatttgccttgtgaacactctagaggc carries:
- the LOC123526245 gene encoding nucleoside diphosphate kinase 6-like gives rise to the protein MSSGPISTHILARDNAIVEWRKLMGATKVFKTIHDDPDSIRGKFGLTDTRNSTHGSDSDENALKEMNFFFPEFDVADWYNECEKHFLTGDIYFDEEHDIHRYRLKSEVTEQNSNKGAS